A stretch of the Porifericola rhodea genome encodes the following:
- a CDS encoding glycoside hydrolase family 10 protein, whose amino-acid sequence MKKTLPVCFFAIFLTLIPAVLIAQSYPPKREFRGVWVASVANIDWPSSQGLTPEEQRNEFKELVTFHKNNGLNALIVQVRPNADALYDSSYEPWSRWLTGKEGKAPEPYYDPLAFMIKECRQQGMEFHAWFNPYRAIFDFNKAEIDSVSHVFFDHPEWIVTYGKHAYLDPGIPGAREHVVNVIMDVVNRYEIDGVHFDDYFYPYKIDTLQFSDSTTFQRYNEGFGNIEDWRRNNINMLVKSVYDSIQSVKPHVKFGVSPFGVWRNQDVDPTGSDSKAGQTSYDDLYADVLTWLKNGWIDYVVPQIYFSIGYPPADYEKLLDWWSRNTYGRQLYIGQAAYKVNNNHDRSWLEPTQIGKQIDMNRRNFQVDGSIYFSARSFNKNPLGLADTLRRNHYRYPALIPQMSWLPKSELQPPLEVKAARDRHEVLVQWNEDIHQDVRYYIVYAEEGESEPNLSDSKTIIGRTYSPHLSFKEKGRGLFRKKHTIVVTAVDRQHQESIPSRPIRLKLHSLKD is encoded by the coding sequence ATGAAGAAGACTCTACCAGTATGTTTTTTTGCTATTTTTTTAACCTTAATACCTGCTGTTTTAATTGCTCAAAGCTATCCTCCAAAACGTGAGTTTAGGGGGGTATGGGTAGCTTCAGTCGCCAATATTGACTGGCCGTCTTCTCAGGGGCTTACTCCAGAAGAACAAAGGAACGAGTTCAAAGAACTGGTTACTTTTCATAAGAACAACGGGCTCAATGCTCTTATCGTACAGGTCAGGCCAAATGCAGATGCACTATACGACTCATCTTATGAGCCCTGGTCGCGTTGGTTAACCGGCAAAGAGGGTAAGGCTCCAGAGCCATATTATGATCCGCTGGCATTTATGATAAAGGAGTGTCGTCAGCAAGGTATGGAGTTTCATGCCTGGTTTAATCCTTACCGGGCTATTTTTGATTTCAACAAAGCAGAAATTGATTCTGTTAGCCATGTCTTTTTTGATCATCCGGAGTGGATAGTCACCTACGGAAAACATGCTTATCTGGATCCTGGCATACCAGGGGCAAGAGAGCATGTAGTCAATGTTATAATGGACGTAGTGAACCGCTACGAAATTGATGGAGTACACTTTGACGACTACTTTTACCCCTATAAAATAGATACACTTCAGTTTTCTGATAGTACTACTTTTCAACGGTACAACGAAGGTTTTGGAAATATTGAGGACTGGCGACGAAACAATATCAATATGTTGGTAAAATCAGTCTACGATAGCATACAGTCAGTTAAGCCCCACGTAAAGTTTGGTGTTAGCCCTTTTGGTGTCTGGAGGAATCAGGACGTAGACCCTACCGGGTCTGATAGTAAGGCCGGACAGACCAGCTATGATGATCTTTACGCCGATGTGTTAACCTGGCTTAAGAATGGATGGATTGACTATGTTGTGCCTCAGATATATTTTAGCATAGGCTACCCACCAGCCGACTATGAGAAGCTACTGGACTGGTGGAGCCGAAACACCTACGGCCGACAACTGTATATTGGACAAGCAGCTTATAAAGTAAATAACAATCATGATAGATCCTGGCTAGAGCCTACCCAGATTGGAAAGCAGATTGATATGAACCGCCGAAATTTTCAGGTAGACGGTAGTATCTACTTTAGCGCACGCTCATTCAACAAAAATCCTTTGGGGTTGGCAGATACGCTCAGGCGTAACCATTATCGTTATCCTGCCCTTATTCCGCAGATGAGTTGGTTACCTAAAAGTGAGCTACAACCACCATTAGAAGTTAAGGCAGCTAGAGACCGTCATGAAGTACTGGTTCAGTGGAACGAAGATATCCATCAGGATGTGCGCTATTATATCGTCTATGCTGAGGAAGGGGAGAGCGAGCCTAACCTTAGCGATAGCAAGACGATCATCGGCAGAACTTACAGCCCCCACCTGTCATTTAAAGAGAAAGGTAGGGGGCTATTTAGAAAGAAGCACACCATTGTAGTAACTGCTGTAGACCGACAGCATCAGGAGAGTATTCCTAGCCGCCCCATTCGGCTAAAGCTTCATTCTTTAAAAGATTAG